The proteins below are encoded in one region of Hordeum vulgare subsp. vulgare chromosome 3H, MorexV3_pseudomolecules_assembly, whole genome shotgun sequence:
- the LOC123443837 gene encoding uncharacterized protein LOC123443837 — MDGGSGLNIMYADTLKGMGIPMSKLSESSMQFHGVVPGRKAKSLGQIALDVVFGSDKNFRKEKLTFEVVDFQSAYHAILGRPAYARFMARPCYVYLKLKMPGPKGVIT, encoded by the coding sequence atggacggcggcagcggcctaaacatcatgtacgctgacactctcaaggggatgggcattccgatgtccaaacttagcgagagcagcatgcagttccatggggtcgtccctggacgaaaggccaagtcactcggccagatcgcgttggacgtcgtcttcggctctgacaagaacttccgcaaggaaaaactgacgttcgaggtggtggacttccagagtgcgtaccacgcgattctgggtcgcccggcgtatgcccgtttcatggcccgtccatgttacgtgtacctgaagttgaagatgccaggccccaagggtgtgatcact